From bacterium, the proteins below share one genomic window:
- the dsrB gene encoding dissimilatory-type sulfite reductase subunit beta — translation MAATPAKRTTDIGPPHFEQFLPPVIKKNYGKWKYHEIPRQGVLMHVAESGDKLWSVRAATPRLMSIETIRLFADLADEFCDGHLRFTSRNNVEFLVVDEAKIEPLIARLKKEGYPVGGMGASITNIVHTQGWVHCHSAASDASGVVKSVMDELFPYFDGSQKLPAKLRIAFACCLNMCGAVHCSDIAILGVHRRAPAIKHELLNSQCEIPSTVSACPTGAIRPAKVDGHDSVEVIEERCMFCANCYTVCPAMTLNDPVNDGLSIWVGGKVSNARHEPMFSKLAIPFLPNNPPRWPEAVAAVKNIVEVYAGHARKYERMGEWIERIGWPQFFKLTGIEFTKYHIDDFKHAGETFRRSLHFRHSE, via the coding sequence ATGGCAGCCACTCCGGCTAAAAGGACGACCGACATCGGCCCTCCCCATTTCGAGCAGTTCCTTCCGCCCGTGATCAAGAAGAACTACGGGAAATGGAAGTACCACGAGATCCCCCGACAGGGCGTGCTCATGCACGTGGCCGAATCGGGCGACAAGCTCTGGTCGGTGCGGGCGGCGACGCCTCGCCTGATGAGCATCGAGACCATCCGGCTCTTCGCCGACCTCGCCGACGAGTTCTGCGACGGGCACCTGCGGTTCACCAGCCGCAACAACGTCGAGTTCCTGGTCGTCGACGAGGCCAAGATCGAGCCGCTCATCGCGCGACTGAAGAAGGAAGGCTACCCCGTCGGCGGCATGGGGGCCTCGATCACCAACATCGTCCACACGCAGGGCTGGGTTCACTGCCATTCCGCCGCTTCCGACGCCTCGGGCGTCGTCAAGTCGGTGATGGACGAGCTCTTCCCCTATTTCGACGGCAGCCAGAAGCTGCCCGCCAAGCTGCGCATCGCCTTCGCCTGCTGCCTGAACATGTGCGGCGCGGTGCACTGCTCGGACATCGCCATCCTCGGCGTCCACCGCCGAGCGCCCGCGATCAAGCACGAACTGCTCAACTCCCAGTGCGAGATCCCGTCGACGGTGTCGGCGTGCCCCACGGGCGCGATCCGGCCGGCCAAGGTCGACGGGCACGATTCGGTGGAAGTCATCGAGGAGCGGTGCATGTTCTGCGCGAACTGCTACACCGTCTGCCCGGCGATGACGCTGAACGATCCGGTCAACGACGGTCTCTCCATCTGGGTCGGCGGCAAGGTCAGCAACGCCCGCCACGAACCGATGTTCTCGAAGCTGGCGATCCCGTTCCTGCCCAACAACCCGCCGCGCTGGCCCGAGGCGGTCGCCGCGGTGAAGAACATCGTCGAGGTCTACGCCGGTCACGCCCGCAAGTACGAGCGGATGGGCGAGTGGATCGAGAGGATCGGTTGGCCGCAGTTCTTCAAGCTGACCGGAATCGAGTTCACCAAGTACCACATTGACGACTTCAAGCATGCCGGCGAGACCTTCAGGAGATCCCTCCACTTCCGGCATAGCGAATGA